A window from Mangifera indica cultivar Alphonso chromosome 2, CATAS_Mindica_2.1, whole genome shotgun sequence encodes these proteins:
- the LOC123204658 gene encoding inositol-tetrakisphosphate 1-kinase 1-like gives MQDMSNQSQTQRYSIGYAFTPKKEKSFIQTSLPARATQRGIDLIRIDPNKPLIEQGPFDCIIHKIYGADWSHQLQHFSSQNPNIPIIDSPYSISRLNNRVSMLDVVSQLRINFEKDMSFGFGVPKQLVVSDTEMFAPELDFPVIAKPLVADGSTKSHEICLIFDKEGLEELKTRPVVLQEFVNHGGVVFKVYVVGSHVVCVKRKSLPDISAERMKSLKGCLPFSQISNNKEKGEDDCCCVEMPSENFVVELGKGLREAMGLNLFNFDLIRDGRDCNTFLVIDINYFPGYEKMPDFESVLTDFLLEVVKKKNVEVVKSRNE, from the coding sequence ATGCAAGATATGTCGAACCAATCTCAAACTCAACGCTACAGCATCGGCTACGCCTTCACTcccaaaaaagagaaaagctTTATCCAAACATCTCTCCCCGCCCGCGCAACTCAACGTGGCATCGACTTAATCCGCATAGATCCAAACAAACCTTTGATCGAACAAGGACCGTTCGATTGTATCATCCACAAAATCTACGGGGCTGATTGGTCTCACCAACTGCAACACTTCTCTTCCCAAAACCCTAACATTCCAATAATTGATTCACCTTACTCAATTTCAAGACTCAACAACAGAGTCTCTATGCTCGATGTCGTCTCTCAATTGAGAATCAATTTCGAAAAGGATATGTCATTTGGATTTGGAGTTCCCAAACAGCTTGTCGTTTCCGATACAGAAATGTTTGCACCGGAATTAGACTTTCCGGTAATCGCGAAGCCATTAGTTGCAGACGGAAGCACCAAATCACACGAAATTTGTCTGATTTTCGACAAGGAAGGGCTTGAGGAATTGAAGACGAGGCCCGTTGTATTGCAAGAGTTTGTGAATCATGGCGGGGTTGTGTTCAAAGTGTATGTTGTGGGCTCACATGTAGTATGTGTGAAGAGAAAATCGTTGCCCGATATTTCGGCTGAGAGAATGAAATCTTTGAAGGGTTGTTTACCGTTTTCGCAGATATCGAATAATAAGGAAAAGGGTGAGGATGATTGTTGTTGTGTTGAAATGCCGTCAGAGAATTTTGTGGTGGAATTGGGTAAGGGATTGAGAGAAGCAATGGGTTTGAATCTTTTtaactttgatttgattaggGATGGTAGAGATTGTAATACGTTTCTtgttattgatattaattaCTTTCCCGGGTACGAGAAAATGCCTGATTTCGAGTCCGTTTTGACGGATTTTTTGTTGGAAGTTGTGAAGAAGAAGAACGTAGAGGTGGTTAAGAGTAGAAATGAATGA